The genomic interval CCAGTCATGATCCAGTTATCAAATGGTGGCGCGCAATTTTATGCAGGTAAGACATTGAATAATGATAACTTAAATGCATGTGTGTTAGGCGCAGTATCTGCCGCAAAACATGTTCATTTATTAGCGGAACACTATGGTGTTGCGGTAGTATTACATACTGACCACGCAGCTAAAAAATTATTGCCATGGATTGACGGTCTGTTAGATCACGGTGAAAAATTCTTTGCTGAAACTGGTAAACCATTGTTCTCTTCACATATGCTGGATCTTTCTGAAGAGTCAATTGAAGAAAACATGGAGATCTCAGCTAAATATTTAGCACGTATGGCTAAAATGGGCATGACTATCGAAATCGAACTGGGTGTAACTGGTGGTGAAGAAGATGGTGTGGACAATAGTGATGTAGATAGCTCTAAATTATATACTCAGCCTTCTGAAGTAGCTTATGCTTATGAAGAATTGAGTAAAGTAAGTGATAAATTTACTGTAGCTGCGGCTTTTGGTAATGTTCACGGTGTTTATAAACCAGGTAACGTTAAATTGCAACCGGTAATTCTTAAAAACTCTCAGGATTATATCAAAGAGAAATTAGGATTAACAGCTGAAAAACCAATTAACTTTGTATTCCATGGCGGATCAGGTTCTTCTCAGGAAGAAATCAGGGAAGCTATTTCTTATGGTGCAATCAAAATGAACATTGATACTGATATGCAATGGGCATTATGGGAAGGTGTTCTGGATTACTACAAAGCGAATGAAGCTTATCTTCAGGGACAAATCGGAAATCCTGATGGAGATGATAAACCAAATAAAAAATACTATGATCCACGTGTTTGGTTACGCAAAGGAGAAGAAGCATTTGTTAAACGTTTAACTCAGGCTTTTGAAGATTTGAACTGTAGAAATGCAAGTGATAAATTATAAGTAAAGAAAAAAATCTTTAAGGCGCTTCAGAGTCATTCTGAAGCGTTTTTTTTATGATTTATTTTTTCCGGTTATACGCTGTAAATGCGTTTTAATCATCAAATTAGCTGAAAAAAAAGCTATGAAAACCCCGGGAAAGAAAAACAACCTATTTGAGCAGTTCTCTAATGCTGCAACCAAATTTACAGGCAGCTCTTCAGCTTTTATTATCGCTTTGTTAATTGTCGTGGTGTGGGCAGTGAGCGGCCCGGTTTTTCATTATTCGGAAACCTGGCAGCTGGTGATCAATACCGGAACAACGATTATTACATTTTTAATGGTCTTTTTAATCCAGAAAGCTCAGAATAAAGACGGCAAGGCGATACAGCTTAAACTGAATGAATTACTGGCCGCGCATGAACGGGCAAGTAACAGGATGGTGGATATTGAAGACTTGACTGAAGCTGAATTAGATCAGTTACATAAATTCTATGTCACATTAGCAGCATTAGCAAAACAAGAAACCGATATTCATTGTTCTCATTCTATTGATGCCGCGCAGGAAGTTAGTGCAATCAAAGCGAAGCATTTATTTAAACCCAAACATCATGGAACTACTTCAGGTAAATAAGATCAGGACGCAGGAAGAATTGGAAAGTGCATTCGCAATCCGTAAACAAGTCTTTGTGGTAGAACAGGGCTGTCCGCCGGAACTGGAATGGGAAAATGAAGATGTTTCTCATCATTTCCTGGCTTTACTGGACAATCATCCTTGTGGTGCATGCCGGTGGCGGAAAACCGAAAACGGCTATAAATTAGAGCGGTTTGCAGTATTAAAAGAATACAGGGGCAAAAGGGTAGGACAGGCGCTTGTAGCGGCCGCTTTAGCCGATATACCGGATAGTGCAAGCGCGATCTATTTAAACGCGCAGGTGGAAGCTGTGAGCCTGTATGCGAAGTTTGGCTTTGCAGTAGAAGGTGAACAGTTCGAAGAAGCTGGAATACAGCACTTCAGAATGGTTAAGAAATAAATAATTGGTAGCAGGTGAGGTTATATTCCTTGAAATACTTTCGAAGACAGCAACATCGCCTCCTGCCATTTATCCAGGTTCAGATTCAAGGTTTCTCCTTGTTGCTGAAGATAAGTAATCAGTTCTTCGGTGGCCAGGTTACCAGTCAGGTCATCGGCTGCCATAGGGCAACCGCCGAATCCTTTTAAAGCACTATCAAAACGTCTGCATCCATTGCGGTAAGCAGCCTCAATCTTTTCTTTACGCGTCTGCGGAGTACTGTGTAAGTGCAGCCCTATTTCTGTTTCCGGAAATTTCCTGAGCAGCAGGGGCATTAACTCTTCAATCTTTTCTGGTGTAGAAACTCCTGTAGTATCTGAAAGAGAGAGAATTTTAGTGCCTCTTTCTACTAATACTGACGCCCACTGTTCTACAATTTCTGTGTGATAAGCATCTCCATATGGATTACCAAAACCCATAGACAGGTAAACTACTGCAGTCTTCTGATTTTTATCACATAATTCCAGCATTTGTTCTACGGTGGCCAGTGATTCCTGAATACTGGAATTTGTATTCCTTTGCTGAAAAGTTTCAGAGATGGAAAATGGAAAGCCCACATAGTCGATTTCAGGAAAGAGCATCGCATTTTCAGCACCACGAAGATTGGCAACAATAGCTAATAATTTGCTTTGCGTATTACTCAGATCCAGCCGGGCCAAAACTTCCCTGGTGTCAGTAAGCTGCGGAATAGCTTTTGGGGAAACGAAACTGCCAAAATCTATCGTATCAAATCCGACTTGCAGCAACAAATTGATATAAGCCGCTTTTAAAGCTGTAGGAATAAAATCATGAATGCCTTGCATGGCATCTCTCGGACATTCGATTAGTTTAATCGCTTTCTGGCTCATACATTTTAGTGCACGCTGGTTATTTGTGCAAGGGCTCAATGTAAGTAAAAATACGAAATAACAGAAATAAGGAGGCTTTCCGGAATGGAAAAACTGCCCTGGATTGAAAACAAAAAAGCCTTCTCCTGATTTCCAGAATGAAGTGCCCCCAAAAAGTTAGACAAATTTAACTTTAAAAAATTAGGCTGCAAGAGTCCGGTATTGTACCGGACTTTTTGCATTTAGTTTCATTTTGATCCTGTCATTGTTGTAGTATTCAATATAACTTTTGATATCTGTTTTGAGTTCTTCGACTGATGTATATTTTTTCACGTAGAATAGTTCTGATTTTAGTATTCCGAAGAAGTTCTCCATTACCGCATTGTCCAGGCAGTTGCCTTTTCTGGACATGCTCTGTAGCACCCCCTTCTTTTCTAGCGCACGCTGATAGGATTTCATCTGATAGTGCCATCCCTGGTCGGAATGCAGTATTAGGCCGTTGAGGTCGGCATGTTTTTCAAATGCCATTTCTACCATTCTGCCGACCAGCCCGTAATTGGGCCGGACGTCTAGATGATAAGAAATGATCTCTGAATTGTAGAGATCGAGTATCGGGGAGAGATAGAGTTTCTGGCCTGCCACTGCAAATTCCGTAACATCAGTGACCCACTTTTGGTTCGGCAGCTCGGTTTTGAAACCTCGCCTCACCAGATCGGGCGCAATCCTTCCATGGTCTCCCTTATAGGATCGGTATCTTTTAGGCCTCAGTGTACATTTTAGCCCAAGTTCGCCCATAATCCTTGACACCGTTTTGTGGTTGATCGTACAGCCCTGTTGCTTGAGCGCTGCCGTTATCCGCCGATATCCATAACGCCCCCTGTGTCTGTGAAAGATATCGGAGATCAGCTTCCTGGCAGGTGCATACCTATCTTCTTTAGCATGTTTAAGGTGATAGTAGAACGTGCTCCGCGCCAGTTCAGAAGCAGACAATAATAGATGCAGGTCATAGGTATGCCTTAATTCTTCGACCGCTTTGGCTTTGGTTCGCGCGCTTTGGACTTTTCCTGTTGAATTAAGGCACTTAGCTTTTTTAGATATGCATTTTCTGCACGTAGGAACTCCAGCTCCTCCTGCAAAGCTGCCTGTGGATCTAATGGATCCTTCTTCTTTTTTATCCTGTTGTTATCTGGTGCCGACATATTCTTTGAACGGCCAACTTTGGTAGTTTCAAGACCTTCCTCGCCAAATTCACCATAGAGCTTCATCCAGTGGACGATGGTGCTGTCGCTGGGGATCCCGAAACATGTGGCCGCCTCGCTCAAAGATAAACGCTTTTTTATCACCGAAAGAACGCATGCAACCTTGAGTGCCTTGTCGTATATATTATTGCCCTGCTGATGGCTCAAGCTACCACGGTCCTCGTAATTCTTGACCAGACGGCGTAGGTATCGGTCGTTGATGCCATGCTTTCTGGAAAGTTCCCTTGATCCGATTGACCCGGAAACAACCTCCTTCACCAAAGCTTCCTTGAAGCTTAAACTAAACTTTGTTTTTCTATTCATAAAAATGCCCCCAATAAGTGTCTAACTTTTTGGGGGCACTTCAGAAGAAGGCTTTTAAATGTTATGATGTTACTTATGCGTGTTTTTTGCCTAAGTCGATTACAATTGGAGTAGAGATACATAATGAAGAGTATGTACCGATTACACGACCAATTAATAGCGCGAAGATAAATCCACGGATACTTTCTCCACCAAAGATGAAGACCACAAGTAATACGAAGAATACGGTTAATGAAGTTAAGATGGTACGACTTAATGTACTGTTCAACGCGAAGTTGATTAGTGTATTACGTTCTTCACCATACAAGTCATCTTTACCAGTCTCGGCAAGTTTCTCACGGATACGGTCAAATACAACTACTGTTTCAGTCATCGTATAAGACATAACTGTTAAGATCGCTGCGATGAAATCCTGACCAATCTCTAAAGAGAATGGTAAAACACCATCAAGGATAGTATAGAATGATAATACCAGTAACACGTCATGGAATAATGCGATAACTGCACCTAAACCATAGTTTACTTTCTTAAACCTGACGATGATGTAAACAAACATCAGCACACAAGAGAATA from Pedobacter sp. WC2423 carries:
- the fbaA gene encoding class II fructose-bisphosphate aldolase, which translates into the protein MSLKGYKGVIYGDAVQELFEQAKKHQFALPAVNVTGTNTINAVMETAKAVNSPVMIQLSNGGAQFYAGKTLNNDNLNACVLGAVSAAKHVHLLAEHYGVAVVLHTDHAAKKLLPWIDGLLDHGEKFFAETGKPLFSSHMLDLSEESIEENMEISAKYLARMAKMGMTIEIELGVTGGEEDGVDNSDVDSSKLYTQPSEVAYAYEELSKVSDKFTVAAAFGNVHGVYKPGNVKLQPVILKNSQDYIKEKLGLTAEKPINFVFHGGSGSSQEEIREAISYGAIKMNIDTDMQWALWEGVLDYYKANEAYLQGQIGNPDGDDKPNKKYYDPRVWLRKGEEAFVKRLTQAFEDLNCRNASDKL
- a CDS encoding low affinity iron permease family protein; protein product: MKTPGKKNNLFEQFSNAATKFTGSSSAFIIALLIVVVWAVSGPVFHYSETWQLVINTGTTIITFLMVFLIQKAQNKDGKAIQLKLNELLAAHERASNRMVDIEDLTEAELDQLHKFYVTLAALAKQETDIHCSHSIDAAQEVSAIKAKHLFKPKHHGTTSGK
- a CDS encoding GNAT family N-acetyltransferase — protein: MELLQVNKIRTQEELESAFAIRKQVFVVEQGCPPELEWENEDVSHHFLALLDNHPCGACRWRKTENGYKLERFAVLKEYRGKRVGQALVAAALADIPDSASAIYLNAQVEAVSLYAKFGFAVEGEQFEEAGIQHFRMVKK
- a CDS encoding hydroxymethylglutaryl-CoA lyase — its product is MSQKAIKLIECPRDAMQGIHDFIPTALKAAYINLLLQVGFDTIDFGSFVSPKAIPQLTDTREVLARLDLSNTQSKLLAIVANLRGAENAMLFPEIDYVGFPFSISETFQQRNTNSSIQESLATVEQMLELCDKNQKTAVVYLSMGFGNPYGDAYHTEIVEQWASVLVERGTKILSLSDTTGVSTPEKIEELMPLLLRKFPETEIGLHLHSTPQTRKEKIEAAYRNGCRRFDSALKGFGGCPMAADDLTGNLATEELITYLQQQGETLNLNLDKWQEAMLLSSKVFQGI
- a CDS encoding IS3 family transposase, which encodes MSKKAKCLNSTGKVQSARTKAKAVEELRHTYDLHLLLSASELARSTFYYHLKHAKEDRYAPARKLISDIFHRHRGRYGYRRITAALKQQGCTINHKTVSRIMGELGLKCTLRPKRYRSYKGDHGRIAPDLVRRGFKTELPNQKWVTDVTEFAVAGQKLYLSPILDLYNSEIISYHLDVRPNYGLVGRMVEMAFEKHADLNGLILHSDQGWHYQMKSYQRALEKKGVLQSMSRKGNCLDNAVMENFFGILKSELFYVKKYTSVEELKTDIKSYIEYYNNDRIKMKLNAKSPVQYRTLAA
- a CDS encoding transposase — translated: MNRKTKFSLSFKEALVKEVVSGSIGSRELSRKHGINDRYLRRLVKNYEDRGSLSHQQGNNIYDKALKVACVLSVIKKRLSLSEAATCFGIPSDSTIVHWMKLYGEFGEEGLETTKVGRSKNMSAPDNNRIKKKKDPLDPQAALQEELEFLRAENAYLKKLSALIQQEKSKAREPKPKRSKN